One Manihot esculenta cultivar AM560-2 chromosome 18, M.esculenta_v8, whole genome shotgun sequence genomic window carries:
- the LOC110606601 gene encoding catalase isozyme 2, whose amino-acid sequence MDPCKFRPSSSNNTPFWTTDAGAPVWNNNSSMTVGTRGPILLEDYHMIEKLANFTRERIPERVVHARGMSAKGFFEVTHDVSHLTCADFLRAPGVQTPVIVRFSTVIHERGSPETLRDPRGFATKFYTREGNFDIVGNNFPVFFIRDGIKFPDVIHAFKPNPKSHIQEYWRIFDFLSHHPESLSTFAWFFDDVGIPQDYRHMEGFGVHTFTFINKAGKVTYVKFHWKPTCGVKCLMDDEALKIGGANHSHATQDLYDSIAAGNYPEWRLFIQTMDPADEDKFDFDPLDMTKIWPEDIFPLQQIGRLVLNRNIDNWFAENEMLAFDPGHIVPGIHYSNDKLFQLRTFAYADTQRHRLGPNYKMLPVNAPKCAYHNNHYDGFMNFMHRDEEVDYFPSRYDPVRHAERSPIPNAICSGRREKCVIEKENNFKQPGERYRSWAPDRQERFLCRLVNALSEPRITFEIRSIWVSYWSKCDASLGQKLASRLNVRPNI is encoded by the exons ATGGATCCTTGCAAG TTCCGTCCATCAAGCTCAAACAATACCCCCTTCTGGACCACCGATGCTGGTGCTCCAGTATGGAACAACAATTCCTCCATGACTGTTGGAACCAGAG GTCCAATCCTTTTGGAGGACTATCATATGATAGAGAAACTTGCCAACTTTACCAGAGAGAGGATTCCAGAGCGTGTCGTCCATGCTAGGGGAATGAGTGCAAAGGGCTTCTTTGAAGTCACCCACGATGTCTCTCACCTTACTTGTGCTGATTTCCTTCGAGCCCCTGGAGTTCAAACCCCTGTCATCGTCCGTTTCTCCACTGTTATCCACGAGCGTGGCAGCCCTGAAACACTCAGGGATCCTCGAGGTTTTGCGACTAAGTTCTACACCAGAGAG GGCAACTTTGATATTGTGGGAAACAACTTCCCTGTCTTCTTCATCCGTGATGGAATAAAATTCCCAGATGTGATACACGCTTTTAAGCCCAATCCCAAGTCTCACATCCAAGAATACTGGAGGATCTTTGACTTCTTATCACACCATCCTGAGAGCTTGAGCACCTTCGCCTGGTTCTTCGATGATGTTGGAATTCCCCAAGATTACAGACACATGGAAGGTTTCGGTGTTCACACCTTTACTTTCATCAACAAGGCTGGAAAAGTAACCTACGTGAAATTTCACTGGAAACCCACTTGCGGGGTCAAGTGTTTGATGGATGATGAGGCACTTAAGATCGGAGGTGCCAACCACAGCCATGCTACGCAGGATTTATACGACTCCATTGCCGCTGGCAACTATCCTGAGTGGAGACTCTTCATCCAGACAATGGATCCAGCTGATGAAGACAAATTCGACTTTGATCCACTTGATATGACCAAGATCTGGCCTGAGGATATTTTTCCTCTACAGCAAATTGGCCGTTTGGTCTTGAACAGGAACATCGATAACTGGTTTGCTGAGAATGAAATGCTCGCATTCGACCCTGGTCATATTGTTCCTGGCATTCACTATTCAAACGACAAGTTGTTTCAGCTCAGAACCTTTGCATATGCTGACACTCAGAGGCACCGTCTCGGACCCAACTATAAGATGCTCCCTGTTAATGCTCCCAAGTGTGCTTATCACAACAATCATTACGATGGTTTCATGAATTTCATGCACAGGGATGAggag GTGGATTACTTCCCATCCAGGTATGATCCAGTTCGCCATGCTGAGAGAAGCCCCATTCCTAACGCTATCTGTAGTGGAAGGCGTGAAAAG TGCGTCATTGAAAAGGAGAACAATTTCAAGCAACCTGGAGAGAGATATCGATCCTGGGCACCTGATAG ACAAGAAAGATTCCTGTGCAGATTGGTTAACGCCTTATCAGAGCCACGTATCACCTTTGAGATTCGCAGTATCTGGGTCTCTTACTGGTCTAAG TGCGACGCGTCTCTGGGTCAAAAGCTGGCTTCTCGTCTCAACGTGAGGCCAAATATATGA
- the LOC110606602 gene encoding catalase isozyme 1 isoform X1 — protein MGHSGREMLRRRRSRRSIDCFSKAAAINPNLPSSSHNCSFWTTNSGAPVWNNNSSLTVGARGPILLEDYHLLEKLANFDRERIPERVVHARGASAKGFFEVTHNVSHLTCADFLRAPGVQTPVIVRFSTVVHERGSPETIRDPRGFAVKFYTREGNFDMVGNNFPVFFIRDGMKFPDLVHAFKPNPKSHIQESWRIFDFLSHVPESLHMLTFLFDDLGIPQDYRHMEGSGVNTYTLINKDGKVHYVKFHWKPTCGVKCLLEEEAIKVGGSNHSHAIQDLYDSIAAGNYPEWKLYIQSMDPDDEDKFDFDPLDVTKTWPEDILPLQPVGRLVLNKNIDNFFAENEQLAFCPGIVVPGVSYSEDKLLQTRIFSYSDTQRHRLGSNYLQLPVNAPKCAYHNNHHDGFMNFMHRDEEVNYFPSRCDPVRHSEKFPIPPAICSGKRDKCVIEKENNFKQPGERYRSWAPDRQERFISRLVGCLSDPRITHELRSIWISYWTQCDKSLGQKLASRLNVRPSI, from the exons ATGGGTCACAGTGGCAGAGAGATgttgaggaggaggagaagcagAAGATCAATT gATTGCTTTTCAAAAGCAGCAGCAATCAACCca AACCTTCCATCAAGCTCTCATAATTGCTCTTTCTGGACTACAAATTCTGGTGCTCCTGTATGGAACAACAATTCATCCCTCACTGTTGGAGCCAGAG GTCCAATCCTTCTTGAAGACTATCATCTGTTGGAGAAACTTGCGAACTTTGATAGGGAGCGGATTCCAGAGCGTGTTGTGCATGCTAGGGGAGCAAGTGCAAAGGGTTTCTTTGAGGTTACTCATAATGTCTCTCACCTTACATGTGCTGATTTCCTTCGAGCTCCTGGGGTTCAGACTCCTGTCATTGTCCGTTTCTCCACTGTTGTTCATGAGCGGGGCAGCCCAGAAACCATAAGGGATCCTCGAGGTTTTGCTGTGAAGTTTTACACCAGAGAG GGTAACTTTGATATGGTGGGAAACAATTTCCCCGTCTTTTTCATCCGCGATGGAATGAAGTTCCCAGATTTGGTGCACGCTTTTAAGCCCAATCCTAAATCTCACATCCAGGAGAGCTGGAGGATCTTTGACTTCCTATCCCATGTTCCTGAAAGCTTGCACATGCTCACCTTCCTTTTTGATGATCTGGGTATTCCACAAGATTACAGGCACATGGAAGGCTCCGGTGTTAACACCTATACTCTAATAAACAAGGATGGAAAAGTACACTACGTGAAATTTCACTGGAAACCTACTTGTGGCGTGAAGTGTTTGTTAGAGGAAGAAGCAATCAAGGTTGGAGGATCTAATCATAGCCATGCCATTCAAGATCTGTATGATTCGATTGCAGCTGGCAACTATCCAGAGTGGAAACTTTACATTCAGTCAATGGATCCTGATGATGAAGACAAATTTGATTTTGATCCACTTGATGTGACTAAGACCTGGCCTGAGGATATCCTGCCTCTTCAACCTGTTGGCCGCTTAGTCTTGAATAAGAACATTGACAATTTCTTTGCTGAGAATGAGCAACTCGCATTCTGCCCTGGTATTGTGGTTCCTGGTGTTTCATATTCAGAGGACAAATTACTCCAGACTAGGATCTTTTCCTACTCTGATACACAGAGGCACCGTCTTGGATCGAACTATCTACAGCTTCCTGTTAATGCTCCTAAGTGTGCTTATCACAACAATCACCATGATGGTTTCATGAATTTCATGCACAGAGATGAGGAG GTCAATTACTTCCCATCCAGGTGTGATCCAGTTCGCCATTCTGAGAAATTCCCCATTCCTCCTGCTATCTGCAGCGGAAAGCGCGATAAG TGTGTCATTGAGAAGGAAAACAATTTCAAGCAACCTGGAGAGAGATATAGATCCTGGGCACCTGACAG GCAAGAGCGATTCATCAGCCGGCTGGTTGGGTGCTTAAGTGATCCCCGCATCACTCATGAGCTTCGTAGTATCTGGATCTCATACTGGACTCAG TGTGACAAATCTCTGGGTCAAAAGCTAGCATCCCGGCTCAACGTGAGGCCAAGCATTTAG
- the LOC110606602 gene encoding catalase isozyme 1 isoform X2 yields the protein MDPYKNLPSSSHNCSFWTTNSGAPVWNNNSSLTVGARGPILLEDYHLLEKLANFDRERIPERVVHARGASAKGFFEVTHNVSHLTCADFLRAPGVQTPVIVRFSTVVHERGSPETIRDPRGFAVKFYTREGNFDMVGNNFPVFFIRDGMKFPDLVHAFKPNPKSHIQESWRIFDFLSHVPESLHMLTFLFDDLGIPQDYRHMEGSGVNTYTLINKDGKVHYVKFHWKPTCGVKCLLEEEAIKVGGSNHSHAIQDLYDSIAAGNYPEWKLYIQSMDPDDEDKFDFDPLDVTKTWPEDILPLQPVGRLVLNKNIDNFFAENEQLAFCPGIVVPGVSYSEDKLLQTRIFSYSDTQRHRLGSNYLQLPVNAPKCAYHNNHHDGFMNFMHRDEEVNYFPSRCDPVRHSEKFPIPPAICSGKRDKCVIEKENNFKQPGERYRSWAPDRQERFISRLVGCLSDPRITHELRSIWISYWTQCDKSLGQKLASRLNVRPSI from the exons ATGGATCCCTACAAG AACCTTCCATCAAGCTCTCATAATTGCTCTTTCTGGACTACAAATTCTGGTGCTCCTGTATGGAACAACAATTCATCCCTCACTGTTGGAGCCAGAG GTCCAATCCTTCTTGAAGACTATCATCTGTTGGAGAAACTTGCGAACTTTGATAGGGAGCGGATTCCAGAGCGTGTTGTGCATGCTAGGGGAGCAAGTGCAAAGGGTTTCTTTGAGGTTACTCATAATGTCTCTCACCTTACATGTGCTGATTTCCTTCGAGCTCCTGGGGTTCAGACTCCTGTCATTGTCCGTTTCTCCACTGTTGTTCATGAGCGGGGCAGCCCAGAAACCATAAGGGATCCTCGAGGTTTTGCTGTGAAGTTTTACACCAGAGAG GGTAACTTTGATATGGTGGGAAACAATTTCCCCGTCTTTTTCATCCGCGATGGAATGAAGTTCCCAGATTTGGTGCACGCTTTTAAGCCCAATCCTAAATCTCACATCCAGGAGAGCTGGAGGATCTTTGACTTCCTATCCCATGTTCCTGAAAGCTTGCACATGCTCACCTTCCTTTTTGATGATCTGGGTATTCCACAAGATTACAGGCACATGGAAGGCTCCGGTGTTAACACCTATACTCTAATAAACAAGGATGGAAAAGTACACTACGTGAAATTTCACTGGAAACCTACTTGTGGCGTGAAGTGTTTGTTAGAGGAAGAAGCAATCAAGGTTGGAGGATCTAATCATAGCCATGCCATTCAAGATCTGTATGATTCGATTGCAGCTGGCAACTATCCAGAGTGGAAACTTTACATTCAGTCAATGGATCCTGATGATGAAGACAAATTTGATTTTGATCCACTTGATGTGACTAAGACCTGGCCTGAGGATATCCTGCCTCTTCAACCTGTTGGCCGCTTAGTCTTGAATAAGAACATTGACAATTTCTTTGCTGAGAATGAGCAACTCGCATTCTGCCCTGGTATTGTGGTTCCTGGTGTTTCATATTCAGAGGACAAATTACTCCAGACTAGGATCTTTTCCTACTCTGATACACAGAGGCACCGTCTTGGATCGAACTATCTACAGCTTCCTGTTAATGCTCCTAAGTGTGCTTATCACAACAATCACCATGATGGTTTCATGAATTTCATGCACAGAGATGAGGAG GTCAATTACTTCCCATCCAGGTGTGATCCAGTTCGCCATTCTGAGAAATTCCCCATTCCTCCTGCTATCTGCAGCGGAAAGCGCGATAAG TGTGTCATTGAGAAGGAAAACAATTTCAAGCAACCTGGAGAGAGATATAGATCCTGGGCACCTGACAG GCAAGAGCGATTCATCAGCCGGCTGGTTGGGTGCTTAAGTGATCCCCGCATCACTCATGAGCTTCGTAGTATCTGGATCTCATACTGGACTCAG TGTGACAAATCTCTGGGTCAAAAGCTAGCATCCCGGCTCAACGTGAGGCCAAGCATTTAG